A region of Streptobacillus felis DNA encodes the following proteins:
- a CDS encoding YadA-like family protein, whose product SEAGKNPVTLSNTGLNNGGNKITNVADGTEESDAINKGQLDAASKASKTEITANEDEAANETTGNVILTSKEDDKDGHVIYNVKLNDKIVLGTGDKQVIVDGTTGQITAGNITINTGNLGTINNLTNTTWDTKKPVAVSGQAATEDQLKTVTDHINSEITNYGFKVTAGKEGTGTTTGTVEETKVSKDETVTFKAGNNLNINQNGKEFTYSLNKDITGLDKITLGSDGQDGKPGVSIDGTKGTVGINGVDGSKADITTKAGKPGVNGADGETITRIEYSDKDGNPHTVATLEDGLKFAGDNGDSENNIIKKALNEKLEIVGGADKDKLSDNNIGVNAKDGKLEIKLSKELKELTSAEFKDADGNVTNITGNGIVINPDSKNSVSLTKDGLNNGGNKITNVADATEDTDAVNKKQLDEAAAASRTEITANNGEAANGTTGNVVLTSTQAKDGHTVYDVKLNDKVTLGTDPTKQVVLDGTTGEVKAGGVTVNKDNAGTINGLTNKTWNVTNPTAVTGQAATEDQLKAVNDHINSEIANYGFKVIAGKEGTGTTSGTVEESKVSKDETVTFKAGNNLNVDQNGKTFTYSLNKEITGLDKITLGSDGKDGKPGVSIDGTEGTVGINGKDGSKADITTKAGEAGVDGKGITRIQYSDKDGNPHTVATLEDGLKFAGDNGTVINKKLNEKLEIVGGADKNKLSDNNIGVNENTGKLEVKLSKELKDLTSAEFKDADGNTTVINPTSITLTPSGKDSVVLSNTGLNNGGNQITNVASGENINTNAANIGDVKRLATLITANDGEAANSTTAPITLKSTVREDGQITYDVSLATVTLKSNQGGEVINPIEADGKKIVNAKDLANTVNALGNNTIKLGGDSGTTDIQNLNQKGGLQFNIKGSDLIKTTAEGTDVTLDLTDKTKDQIGKGVAANSGVASAVAMANLPQVSNIAGHRHNIAGAYGYYNGEHAFALGLSGLNETGNLVYKASGSLNTKGHVALGAGLGYQFDKLESRRKDMLTLQRNGNINLLDEKVYEHEMKIEKLENKVEILEKSNKELMKEIEELKNLFKEQMKK is encoded by the coding sequence TCAGAGGCAGGAAAAAATCCAGTAACATTATCAAACACAGGTTTAAATAATGGTGGAAATAAAATAACTAATGTTGCAGATGGTACAGAAGAAAGTGATGCTATTAATAAAGGTCAATTAGATGCAGCATCAAAGGCAAGTAAAACTGAAATTACTGCAAATGAAGATGAAGCAGCAAATGAAACTACAGGGAATGTTATTTTAACATCAAAAGAAGATGATAAAGATGGACATGTAATATATAATGTTAAACTAAATGATAAAATTGTTTTAGGAACAGGAGATAAACAAGTTATTGTTGATGGAACTACAGGTCAAATTACTGCAGGAAATATAACAATAAATACTGGAAATTTAGGTACTATTAATAATTTAACAAATACAACATGGGATACTAAAAAACCTGTAGCAGTAAGTGGACAAGCAGCAACAGAAGATCAGTTAAAAACAGTAACAGATCATATAAATTCAGAGATAACAAACTATGGATTTAAAGTTACAGCTGGAAAAGAAGGAACAGGAACAACAACAGGAACAGTAGAAGAAACAAAAGTATCAAAAGATGAGACAGTAACATTTAAGGCAGGAAATAATTTAAATATTAATCAAAATGGCAAAGAATTTACGTACTCATTAAATAAAGATATAACAGGATTAGATAAGATAACATTAGGATCAGATGGACAAGATGGAAAACCTGGAGTATCGATAGATGGAACAAAAGGAACAGTAGGAATAAATGGAGTAGATGGAAGTAAAGCAGACATTACAACAAAAGCAGGAAAACCAGGAGTAAATGGAGCGGATGGAGAAACAATAACACGTATAGAATACAGTGATAAAGATGGGAATCCACATACAGTAGCGACATTAGAAGATGGATTAAAATTTGCAGGAGATAATGGAGACAGTGAAAACAATATCATTAAGAAAGCATTAAATGAGAAATTAGAAATAGTTGGAGGAGCAGATAAAGATAAGTTATCAGATAACAACATAGGAGTAAATGCAAAAGATGGTAAGTTAGAAATTAAGTTATCAAAAGAGTTAAAAGAATTAACTAGTGCAGAATTTAAAGATGCTGATGGAAATGTAACTAATATTACAGGAAATGGAATAGTAATAAATCCAGATAGTAAAAATTCAGTTTCATTAACTAAAGATGGTTTAAATAATGGTGGCAATAAAATAACTAATGTTGCAGATGCTACAGAAGATACAGATGCTGTAAATAAAAAACAATTAGATGAAGCTGCAGCAGCATCTAGAACAGAAATAACAGCAAATAATGGAGAAGCTGCAAATGGAACTACAGGAAATGTAGTATTAACATCTACTCAAGCTAAAGATGGACATACAGTATATGATGTTAAATTAAATGATAAAGTTACTTTAGGAACAGATCCAACTAAACAAGTAGTATTAGATGGAACTACAGGAGAAGTAAAAGCTGGAGGAGTAACTGTAAATAAAGACAATGCAGGAACTATAAATGGTTTAACTAATAAGACATGGAATGTAACTAATCCAACAGCGGTTACAGGTCAAGCTGCAACAGAAGATCAATTAAAAGCAGTAAATGATCACATAAATAGTGAAATAGCAAACTATGGATTTAAAGTTATAGCTGGAAAAGAAGGAACAGGAACAACTTCTGGAACGGTAGAAGAATCTAAAGTATCAAAAGATGAAACAGTGACATTTAAGGCTGGAAATAACTTGAATGTAGATCAAAATGGTAAAACATTTACTTATTCATTAAATAAAGAAATAACAGGATTAGACAAGATAACATTAGGATCTGATGGAAAAGATGGAAAACCTGGAGTATCAATAGATGGGACAGAAGGAACAGTAGGAATAAATGGAAAAGATGGAAGTAAAGCAGATATAACTACTAAGGCTGGAGAAGCTGGAGTGGATGGAAAAGGAATAACACGTATACAATACAGTGATAAAGATGGAAATCCACATACAGTAGCGACATTAGAAGATGGATTAAAATTTGCAGGAGATAATGGAACAGTAATCAACAAGAAACTAAATGAAAAATTAGAAATAGTTGGTGGAGCAGATAAGAATAAATTATCAGATAACAACATAGGAGTTAATGAAAATACTGGTAAGTTAGAGGTTAAATTATCTAAAGAGTTAAAAGACTTAACTAGTGCAGAGTTTAAAGATGCTGATGGTAATACGACAGTAATAAATCCAACAAGCATAACACTTACTCCATCAGGAAAAGATTCAGTAGTATTATCAAATACAGGTTTAAATAATGGTGGAAATCAAATTACTAATGTAGCTTCAGGAGAAAATATAAACACAAATGCAGCTAATATTGGAGATGTTAAGAGACTTGCTACATTAATTACAGCTAATGATGGTGAGGCTGCAAACAGCACTACAGCTCCAATAACATTAAAATCAACTGTAAGAGAAGATGGACAAATTACTTATGATGTTTCTCTTGCAACAGTTACTTTAAAATCTAATCAAGGTGGAGAAGTAATAAATCCAATAGAAGCAGATGGTAAGAAAATAGTTAATGCAAAAGATTTAGCAAATACTGTTAATGCATTAGGTAATAACACTATTAAATTAGGTGGAGATAGTGGCACAACTGACATTCAAAACTTAAATCAAAAAGGTGGATTACAGTTTAATATTAAAGGCTCTGATTTAATTAAGACAACTGCAGAAGGTACAGATGTAACTCTAGACTTAACAGATAAAACTAAAGATCAAATAGGGAAAGGAGTTGCTGCAAATTCAGGAGTTGCAAGTGCAGTAGCTATGGCAAACTTACCACAAGTAAGTAATATTGCAGGACATAGACATAATATTGCAGGAGCATATGGTTACTATAACGGAGAACATGCATTTGCTCTAGGACTATCAGGATTAAATGAAACTGGAAATCTTGTATATAAGGCAAGTGGATCATTAAATACTAAAGGTCATGTAGCATTAGGAGCAGGACTTGGATATCAATTTGATAAATTAGAATCAAGAAGAAAAGACATGTTAACATTACAAAGAAACGGAAATATTAACTTACTTGATGAAAAAGTTTACGAGCATGAAATGAAGATAGAAAAATTAGAAAATAAAGTGGAAATACTTGAAAAATCAAATAAAGAATTGATGAAAGAAATAGAAGAATTAAAAAATCTATTTAAAGAACAAATGAAAAAATAG